The Malus sylvestris chromosome 12, drMalSylv7.2, whole genome shotgun sequence genome contains a region encoding:
- the LOC126593146 gene encoding uncharacterized protein LOC126593146 isoform X2, giving the protein MATIRMIDIAVNFTDGMFRGVYNGKQCHVSDIATVLSRAWTAGVDRIIVTGGSLEESKEALTIAETDARLFCTVGVHPTRCKEFEESGDPDKHFQALLSLAKEGIEKGKVVAIGECGLDYDRLQFCPAEIQKKYFEKQFELAHTTKLPMFLHMRAAAPDFCEIVERNRGRFSAGVAHSFTGSAEDRDKLLSINNMYIGVNGCSLKTTENLDVVRDIPIERMMIETDSPYCGIKNTSAGIKFVKSIWPSKKKEKYDQECIVKDRNEPCLVRQVLEVVAGCKGINDIGQLSRTLYHNTCRVFFPQDLDSAADSLLDGHDPQ; this is encoded by the exons ATGGCAACAATCCGCATGATAG ACATAGCCGTCAACTTCACAG ATGGAATGTTCAGAGGAGTATACAATGGAAAGCAGTGCCATGTCTCGGATATAGCCACGGTTTTGAGCAGGGCTTGGACTGCCGGCGTCGACCGCATTATC GTCACTGGTGGATCACTTGAGGAATCAAAGGAAGCTCTAACAATTGCGGAAACCGATG CAAGGCTTTTTTGTACGGTTGGTGTGCACCCCACTAGATGCAAG GAATTTGAAGAGAGTGGGGATCCAGATAAGCATTTTCAGGCGCTTCTGTCATTGGCCAAAGAGGGCATCGAGAAGGGAAAG GTGGTTGCAATTGGTGAGTGTGGACTGGACTATGACAGGCTTCAGTTTTGCCCAGCAGAGATCCAAAAAAA GTATTTTGAGAAGCAGTTTGAATTGGCACACACCACTAAGCTTCCCATGTTTCTGCATATGCGTGCAGCTGCTCCAGATTTCTGTGAAATTGTAGAGAGAAACAGGGGCAG ATTCAGTGCTGGGGTCGCCCACTCATTTACTGGCAGTGCAGAAGATCGTGATAAACTTCTTTCCATCAACAACATGTATATAG GAGTAAATGGTTGCTCTCTGAAGACAACTGAGAATCTCGACGTTGTGAGGGACATTCCTATTGAGAGGATGATGATTGAGACAGACTCTCCTTATTGTGGAATCAAGAACACAAGTGCTGGGATTAAATTTGTGAAGTCCATTTGGCCttcgaagaagaaagagaagtatGATCAAGAGTGCATTGTTAAAGACCGCAATGAACCGTGTTTGGTTCG gCAAGTTCTTGAGGTGGTAGCTGGTTGTAAGGGTATCAATGACATAGGTCAGCTGAGCCGGACATTGTATCACAATACTTGCAG GGTTTTCTTTCCTCAGGATTTGGATTCTGCAGCAGATTCTTTACTTGATGGTCATGACCCTCAGTGA
- the LOC126593146 gene encoding uncharacterized protein LOC126593146 isoform X1, with amino-acid sequence MATIRMIDIAVNFTDGMFRGVYNGKQCHVSDIATVLSRAWTAGVDRIIVTGGSLEESKEALTIAETDARLFCTVGVHPTRCKEFEESGDPDKHFQALLSLAKEGIEKGKVVAIGECGLDYDRLQFCPAEIQKKYFEKQFELAHTTKLPMFLHMRAAAPDFCEIVERNRGRFSAGVAHSFTGSAEDRDKLLSINNMYIGEKIIKNRVNGCSLKTTENLDVVRDIPIERMMIETDSPYCGIKNTSAGIKFVKSIWPSKKKEKYDQECIVKDRNEPCLVRQVLEVVAGCKGINDIGQLSRTLYHNTCRVFFPQDLDSAADSLLDGHDPQ; translated from the exons ATGGCAACAATCCGCATGATAG ACATAGCCGTCAACTTCACAG ATGGAATGTTCAGAGGAGTATACAATGGAAAGCAGTGCCATGTCTCGGATATAGCCACGGTTTTGAGCAGGGCTTGGACTGCCGGCGTCGACCGCATTATC GTCACTGGTGGATCACTTGAGGAATCAAAGGAAGCTCTAACAATTGCGGAAACCGATG CAAGGCTTTTTTGTACGGTTGGTGTGCACCCCACTAGATGCAAG GAATTTGAAGAGAGTGGGGATCCAGATAAGCATTTTCAGGCGCTTCTGTCATTGGCCAAAGAGGGCATCGAGAAGGGAAAG GTGGTTGCAATTGGTGAGTGTGGACTGGACTATGACAGGCTTCAGTTTTGCCCAGCAGAGATCCAAAAAAA GTATTTTGAGAAGCAGTTTGAATTGGCACACACCACTAAGCTTCCCATGTTTCTGCATATGCGTGCAGCTGCTCCAGATTTCTGTGAAATTGTAGAGAGAAACAGGGGCAG ATTCAGTGCTGGGGTCGCCCACTCATTTACTGGCAGTGCAGAAGATCGTGATAAACTTCTTTCCATCAACAACATGTATATAGgtgaaaaaattataaaaaata GAGTAAATGGTTGCTCTCTGAAGACAACTGAGAATCTCGACGTTGTGAGGGACATTCCTATTGAGAGGATGATGATTGAGACAGACTCTCCTTATTGTGGAATCAAGAACACAAGTGCTGGGATTAAATTTGTGAAGTCCATTTGGCCttcgaagaagaaagagaagtatGATCAAGAGTGCATTGTTAAAGACCGCAATGAACCGTGTTTGGTTCG gCAAGTTCTTGAGGTGGTAGCTGGTTGTAAGGGTATCAATGACATAGGTCAGCTGAGCCGGACATTGTATCACAATACTTGCAG GGTTTTCTTTCCTCAGGATTTGGATTCTGCAGCAGATTCTTTACTTGATGGTCATGACCCTCAGTGA
- the LOC126593146 gene encoding uncharacterized protein LOC126593146 isoform X3: protein MATIRMIDGMFRGVYNGKQCHVSDIATVLSRAWTAGVDRIIVTGGSLEESKEALTIAETDARLFCTVGVHPTRCKEFEESGDPDKHFQALLSLAKEGIEKGKVVAIGECGLDYDRLQFCPAEIQKKYFEKQFELAHTTKLPMFLHMRAAAPDFCEIVERNRGRFSAGVAHSFTGSAEDRDKLLSINNMYIGEKIIKNRVNGCSLKTTENLDVVRDIPIERMMIETDSPYCGIKNTSAGIKFVKSIWPSKKKEKYDQECIVKDRNEPCLVRQVLEVVAGCKGINDIGQLSRTLYHNTCRVFFPQDLDSAADSLLDGHDPQ, encoded by the exons ATGGCAACAATCCGCATGATAG ATGGAATGTTCAGAGGAGTATACAATGGAAAGCAGTGCCATGTCTCGGATATAGCCACGGTTTTGAGCAGGGCTTGGACTGCCGGCGTCGACCGCATTATC GTCACTGGTGGATCACTTGAGGAATCAAAGGAAGCTCTAACAATTGCGGAAACCGATG CAAGGCTTTTTTGTACGGTTGGTGTGCACCCCACTAGATGCAAG GAATTTGAAGAGAGTGGGGATCCAGATAAGCATTTTCAGGCGCTTCTGTCATTGGCCAAAGAGGGCATCGAGAAGGGAAAG GTGGTTGCAATTGGTGAGTGTGGACTGGACTATGACAGGCTTCAGTTTTGCCCAGCAGAGATCCAAAAAAA GTATTTTGAGAAGCAGTTTGAATTGGCACACACCACTAAGCTTCCCATGTTTCTGCATATGCGTGCAGCTGCTCCAGATTTCTGTGAAATTGTAGAGAGAAACAGGGGCAG ATTCAGTGCTGGGGTCGCCCACTCATTTACTGGCAGTGCAGAAGATCGTGATAAACTTCTTTCCATCAACAACATGTATATAGgtgaaaaaattataaaaaata GAGTAAATGGTTGCTCTCTGAAGACAACTGAGAATCTCGACGTTGTGAGGGACATTCCTATTGAGAGGATGATGATTGAGACAGACTCTCCTTATTGTGGAATCAAGAACACAAGTGCTGGGATTAAATTTGTGAAGTCCATTTGGCCttcgaagaagaaagagaagtatGATCAAGAGTGCATTGTTAAAGACCGCAATGAACCGTGTTTGGTTCG gCAAGTTCTTGAGGTGGTAGCTGGTTGTAAGGGTATCAATGACATAGGTCAGCTGAGCCGGACATTGTATCACAATACTTGCAG GGTTTTCTTTCCTCAGGATTTGGATTCTGCAGCAGATTCTTTACTTGATGGTCATGACCCTCAGTGA
- the LOC126593144 gene encoding 33 kDa ribonucleoprotein, chloroplastic-like: MKIQKSRKLIHVPHVGIRLSQMGSPSSRLLPLEDLPSPNTISSHTMLSMASTSTSCSSPLCNKIPNFSISRSLTPIPTHFPPHIKLLKPLELKACFHSFPHLSPSPSFRRSLAAFDGFEVKEDSESQAELDPEAELHEKQEEEEEREEVPKSSDAGRLYVGNLPYNLTSTQLAEVFGEAGTVVFSEIIYNRVTDRSRGFGFVTMSTVEEAQDAIRMFDGSQVGGRTVKVNFPEVPRGGEREILGPNSTRTGFKVYIDSPHKVYAGNLSWGLTSQGLKDAFEEQPGLLGAKVIYERVSGRSRGFGFVTFETNEAAESAVAAMNGVEVDGRPLRLNMAAERARHVASSPAAPETTAQDTDSSELVSPPASETTTEDGDSGELVSSVSI, encoded by the exons atgaaaatccaaaaatccaGAAAGCTTATCCATGTCCCACACGTGGGCATTCGTCTTAGTCAAATGGGAAGCCCCTCGTCCCGTCTTCTGCCACTCGAAGACCTTCCATCCCCAAACACCATTTCCTCCCACACAATGCTATCCATGGCTTCCACAAGCACTTCTTGTTCTTCTCCCCTCTGCAACAAAATCCCCAACTTCTCAATCTCCCGCTCACTCACTCCAATTCCCACCCACTTCCCACCACACATTAAACTCCTAAAACCCCTCGAGCTCAAAGCCTGTTTCCACAGCTTCCCTCACCTCTCTCCTTCCCCCAGTTTCCGCCGCTCGTTGGCGGCGTTTGACGGCTTCGAAGTCAAAGAAGATAGTGAAAGCCAAGCCGAACTAGACCCAGAAGCAGAGCTCCATgaaaagcaagaagaagaagaagaaagagaggaagtGCCAAAGAGCTCAGACGCCGGGAGGCTATATGTAGGGAATTTGCCTTATAATTTGACTTCGACCCAATTGGCTGAGGTTTTCGGGGAGGCTGGCACGGTGGTTTTCTCAGAG ATTATTTATAACAGGGTCACAGATAGAAGCCGGGGATTCGGATTTGTCACAATGTCAACTGTTGAGGAAGCTCAGGATGCCATTAGGATGTTTGATGGCTCT CAAGTAGGAGGTAGAACTGTGAAGGTGAACTTCCCAGAAGTGCCAAGAGGAGGTGAAAGGGAAATTTTAGGACCCAATAGCACAAGGACAGGGTTCAAGGTGTACATAGATAGTCCACACAAGGTTTATGCAGGAAACCTTAGCTGGGGTTTAACTTCACAGGGTCTTAAAGATGCCTTTGAAGAGCAGCCAGGGCTGTTGGGTGCCAAGGTCATATATGAGAGGGTTTCTGGACGATCCAGAGGTTTCGGGTTTGTGACATTCGAAACTAATGAGGCTGCGGAATCAGCTGTCGCTGCCATGAATGGAGTG GAGGTTGATGGGCGGCCTTTGCGATTAAACATGGCGGCAGAAAGAGCAAGGCATGTTGCTTCCTCTCCGGCAGCACCAGAAACAACTGCACAAGACACAGATAGTAGTGAATTGGTCTCGCCTCCTGCATCGGAAACAACCACAGAAGACGGAGACAGTGGCGAATTGGTTTCCAGCGTTAGCATCTGA
- the LOC126593147 gene encoding nuclear transcription factor Y subunit A-10-like, whose protein sequence is MAMQTVYFKGHEGIAPNPIGQFSSALSGPWWSSLGSQPVYGESCGLSKPSTKEQPNTGDHFNATKLAGRGTEQGLEKGNTNQFTIFPGDGQKSQAAISLQSSPGKYHGHFELGFSQPVICAKYPFMDQCYGLFSTYGPQISGRIMLPLNLTEDEGPIYVNAKQYHGIMRRRQSRAKAVIENRAARLRKPYMHESRHRHAMRRPRGCGGRFLNTKTMNNGDKGTEGKQVGDGQLFRLSGSQSSEVLQSDSGTLNSSKETNGSISNISGSEVTSMYSRGDLDCFSINHLGPSLHSLSDMRDSARGMVIPTKWVAAGDNCCNLNV, encoded by the exons ATGGCTATGCAAACTGTGTATTTCAAAGGACATGAAGGAATTGCCCCTAATCCCATAGGCCAGTTTTCATCAGCATTGTCAGGACCTTGGTGGAGTTCCTTGGGATCTCAACCGGTGTATGGTGAATCCTGTGGTCTGTCGAAACCTTCTACTAAGGAGCAGCCTAATACTGGGGACCATTTCAATGCCACTAAACTTGCCGGGCGGGGTACTGAACAAGGACTGGAAAAAGGGAACACAAATCAGTTCACTATCTTTCCTG GGGATGGACAGAAGTCCCAGGCAGCAATCTCTCTGCAATCATCGCCAGGAAAATATCATGGTCATTTTGAGCTCGGATTCAGCCAGCCAGTG ATCTGTGCAAAATATCCATTTATGGATCAATGCTATGGACTCTTCTCAACCTATGGACCTCAAATTTCG GGACGCATTATGCTGCCACTGAACTTGACTGAGGATGAAGGACCAATCTATGTAAATGCTAAGCAGTACCATGGAATCATGCGTCGCCGACAATCCCGTGCGAAGGCTGTCATTGAGAACAGAGCAGCTAGACTGCGTAAG CCGTATATGCATGAATCGCGCCATCGTCATGCAATGCGCCGACCAAGGGGCTGCGGTGGTCGTTTTCTGAACACTAAGACTATGAACAATGGGGACAAGGGAACTGAAGGGAAGCAAGTTGGTGATGGGCAGCTGTTTAGGCTTTCGGGTTCTCAGAGTTCTGAAGTCCTGCAATCCGACAGTGGAACTTTAAACTCGTCAAAGGAAACGAATGGCAGCATTTCAAACATATCCGGGTCAGAGGTGACAAGTATGTACTCTAGGGGAGACCTTGATTGCTTTTCAATCAATCATCTCGGTCCCTCCCTGCACTCTCTCTCAGACATGAGAGATAGTGCGCGTGGTATGGTCATTCCCACGAAATGGGTTGCAGCAGGAGATAACTGCTGCAACCTCAATGTTTGa